The following coding sequences lie in one Opisthocomus hoazin isolate bOpiHoa1 chromosome 7, bOpiHoa1.hap1, whole genome shotgun sequence genomic window:
- the PHRF1 gene encoding PHD and RING finger domain-containing protein 1 isoform X2 yields MDDDSQDELINKNAAVLKGKRQRLALLSETESSGEDSCDSEDDTGSEEEKDDTKEEGGEEDKEESEDEELEDGKVNDEEEEEEKETEDSETCPICLNTFRDQAVGTPENCSHEFCLDCIVEWSKNVNSCPVDRILFNYISVRAHFGGKILKKIPVDNPITRGNDGEDDPTFCEVCGRSDREDRLLLCDGCDAGYHMECLNPPLSEVPVEEWFCPACAPVGMGAAADHVSEEEDAALVADVIATTSGLRPHVRTRAIARTRQSERVRATVNRNRITTAQQIQHVPRYLTSSLVDETIEAVVAGLNTAIYQRPLTPWAPTRQKRKRGRRKKVGGKKRTQTKSSAAKKSSGIQLKRRKRLIKKRRGKKQRMKNEVTTRSRIARTLGLSKPVRGASIPSMYKPTEPSLGVMRADIGAASLSVFGDPYELDPYESNEEVPANPDSPVSAKRRVLSQSALRSHRPVARPISVGLSRSSVPALSPDQEAEAAPVPDLLGSILSGQSFLMMSSSDVVINRDGSLTAKNIAPLHRKSANDSRVDDGSGHNTQPSTVHSGITASSSVAGPSVSSGLSTHTRPSSSSLFSSPSLSRIEPAANPAQTTSEKATVKSEYSMTPRSVQTQNIATLSRHGSKSDEMPRFNGNSKNCAPTDSSSKPLSCNLNYGSKAVTVRQPLKPLPKRIDIFELPRIPKIKKEMSSNQVEPEPAGSQSYDIPSSCITQLTGKESTNQPGKGSKMESQKSNAKESQQQTRTSGVSFSTSTGMYSSSSLMDTSRSKGPSSFESFKINIPGNAGHPSRLPNPGFCNTFRPVDEKVEQKESPSPLFSVKKKQVKSEIYDPFEPTGSDSSSASSSPERLGSGIPLTNITRTISIENPKVQTFQTVRRFTPYRADNIFGSGADSDVPSSNTESHDDVAVESRIVEQISDTEERDNMDEEDFLSSPCTSSAAKQISNAECLKEESRGGPNVFFNAEELIRPKINVKLEPDSPSKNDGQQKVQKVEQTKRRSRSRSCSNSSSRSKKIKRKMAVVKGHKRSWSGSRDRAHSRDRSSRSTSWSCGEERSKTHTLKSKSRRSSTDRSSSHERPKKKKRKEKTKDKKGKTSWSREKRKSRSRSGSLGSTSEFYENRKKRRRSQSRSRWRERSRSNSIERTKRRKHRRDKSCERYDKDSSLRSRGRKRSRSRSQERRKWRSRSASRSREHKSSKPKEKRPRLRSRSKERKRRSKETSLPPPPEKDQKPSVENVSRCPEQPHSFRQEPKEELVLEELSITIQPNVKLEEMQSESLVQLREAQETTNVEPICQEVTSEATFPVPEVTNICVPVGNVDSFAETELKSSSDPAVLGSCSNTNLEITVKIEDTALCPSLMEPPPKKEVIMHTPAEAAPIQSSSKSKITDCVKEVKDECLVSNEKTSDFSKPELEVVPQGPALKSKAPVKRVTWNLQEEESSRLSAEKAPRMPFYRLQRAKEGAWKAEDLNQTLYQVQLNEPPPTNYMIPEPMFPDLDSSQVYCQNIPLMPALPSSLPPYAPVSQPTVQFIMQGSLPALGCMVGQSLTPEPGSLVTASEPGIQAASVGNAEEKIKAPKPPVDKTKNEEYMKKLHMQERAVEEVKLAIKPFYQKREITKEEYKNILRKAVQKICHSKSGEINPVKVANLVKAYVEKYKHMRKHKKSNGEDTREVEN; encoded by the exons ATGGATGATGACAGCCAGGATGAACTGATAAACAAAAATGCTGCAGTACTCAAGGGCAAAAGACAGCGTCTCGCGCTcctcagcgaaacag aaagcaGTGGTGAAGATAGCTGTGATTCAGAAGATGATACCGGAAGTGAGGAGGAAAAAGATGACACCAAGGAAGAAGGAGGTgaggaggacaaggaagaaagtGAAGATGAAGAATTAGAAG ATGGCAAAGTCAAtgatgaagaagaggaagaggagaaagaaactgAGGATAGCGAAACGTGCCCCATTTGCCTCAACACGTTTAGGGATCAGGCTGTTGGGACTCCTGAGAACTGTTCTCATGAATTCTGCCTGGACTGCATCGTGGAGTGGTCTAAG aatgtAAACTCCTGTCCGGTGGATAGAATCCTCTTTAACTACATTAGCGTTCGGGCACATTTTGGTGGTAAAATCCTAAAAAAG ATTCCTGTTGACAACCCGATAACTCGGGGTAATGATGGAGAGGATGATCCAACCTTCTGTGAGGTGTGTGGCAGAAGTGACCGCGAGGATCGCCTGCTGCTCTGTGACGGCTGTGATGCAGG GTACCATATGGAATGCCTTAATCCACCTCTGAGTGAAGTCCCTGTAGAGGAATGGTTCTGTCCAGCCTGTGCCCCCGTGGGCATGGGTGCTGCTGCAG ATCATGTCAGTGAAGAAGAGGATGCTGCCCTCGTGGCTGATGTTATTGCTACCACCAGTGGGCTACGCCCTCATGTCCGAACCCGAGCTATAGCCAGAACTCGACAGAGTGAACGAGTTAGAGCAACAGTGAACAGAAACCGGATAACAACAGCGCAACAAATTCAG CACGTGCCAAGGTACCTCACGTCCTCTCTTGTGGATGAAACAATTGAGGCAGTTGTCGCAGGCCTAAACACAGCCATCTACCAGCGTCCTCTTACACCATGGGCTCCTActagacagaaaagaaaaagag GTAGGAGGAAGAAAGTAGGAGGCAAAAAAAGAACTCAGACAAAATCTTCTGCTGCAAAGAAGAGTTCAGGGATACAGCTGAAGAGACGCAAGCGTCTGATaaagaagagaaggggaaaaaagcagaga ATGAAAAATGAGGTTACTACTCGCTCCCGTATTGCAAGAACTCTTGGTCTTAGTAAACCTGTGCGTGGGGCCTCGATTCCTTCCATGTACAAACCAACGGAGCCCTCGCTTGGTGTGATGAGAGCAGATATCGGTGCAGCCTCTCTGTCTGTGTTTGGAGATCCATATGAGTTGGATCCTTATGAAAG TAACGAAGAGGTTCCAGCAAATCCAGATTCACCAGTGAGTGCCAAAAGGAGAGTTCTCTCCCAGTCAGCACTGAGGTCTCACCGTCCTGTGGCTAGACCTATTTCTGTGGGACTTTCCAG AAGCAGTGTACCTGCCTTGAGTCCTGATCAAGAAGCAGAAGCTGCCCCTGTGCCTGATCTGTTGGGAAGTATCCTGTCTGGACAGAGCTTTCTCATGATGAGTAGTTCAGATGTGGTCATCAACAGAGATGGTTCACTGACGGCGAAGAACATAG CTCCACTTCACAGAAAATCAGCAAATGACTCAAGAGTGGATGATGGTTCAGGACACAACACCCAACCGAGTACAGTGCACTCAGGGATCACAGCAAGCAGCTCCGTTGCTGGACCTTCAGTTTCCTCGGGGCTCAGTACTCACACCAGACCCTCCTCCTCAAGCTTGTTTTCATCGCCTTCACTGAGCAGGATTGAGCCTGCAGCAAACCCTGCACAGACTACATCAGAAAAGGCAACTGTAAAATCAGAATATTCAATGACACCCAGGTCCGTTCAGACTCAGAATATAGCTACCCTGAGCAGGCATGGCTCCAAGTCAGATGAAATGCCCAGATTTAATGGAAACTCTAAAAACTGTGCACCCACTGACTCGTCTTCAAAGCCCCTGAGCTGTAATTTGAATTATggctcaaaagctgtaactgtgAGGCAGCCATTAAAACCACTTCCCAAGAGAATTGATATCTTTGAGCTTCCCAGGATACCAAAGATTAAAAAGGAAATGAGCAGCAATCAGGTGGAGCCAGAACCTGCAGGAAGCCAAAGCTATGACATCCCCAGCTCCTGTATAACGCAGCTGACTGGCAAAGAGAGCACTAATCAGCCGGGAAAGGGTAGCAAGATGGAAAGTCAGAAGTCAAATGCCAAAGAATCTCAGCAACAAACACGTACAAGTGGAGTGTCTTTTTCTACCAGTACAGGCATGTATAGCAGTTCATCACTAATGGACACTTCAAGGAGCAAAGGCCCAAGCTCTTTCGAGAGTTTTAAAATCAATATTCCTGGAAACGCAGGACATCCCAGCAGACTGCCTAACCCAGGATTCTGTAACACCTTCCGACCTGTGGATGAGAAAGTGGAACAGAAAGAGAGTCCTTCACCTCTTTTCTCAGTTAAGAAAAAGCAGGTCAAAAGTGAAATATATGATCCCTTTGAGCCAACAGGATCGGACTCGAGTTCAGCAAGCAGCAGTCCTGAAAGGCTTGGCTCAGGGATCCCGCTAACTAATATTACCAGGACTATTTCCATTGAAAATCCGAAAGTTCAAACATTTCAAACTGTCCGTCGTTTCACCCCTTACAGGGCAGATAATATATTTGGATCTGGGGCTGACTCTGACGTACCATCTAGTAACACCGAGTCTCACGATGATGTGGCAGTAGAAAGCAGGATTGTAGAACAGATCTCTGATACAGAGGAACGAGACAATATGGATGAGGAAGACTTTCTAAGCAGTCCTTGCACTTCATCTGCCGCTAAGCAAATTTCTAATGCGGAGTGTTTAAAGGAGGAAAGCAGAGGCGGCCCTAATGTGTTCTTTAATGCTGAAGAATTGATTAGACCTAAAATTAATGTGAAACTAGAACCAGATAGTCCCTCAAAGAATGATGGGCAGCAGAAAGTCCAAAAGGTAGAACAAACAAAGAGGCGATCGCGTTCCAGATCCTGTTCAAACTCTAGCTCCCGAAGCAAGAAGATCAAAAGGAAAATGGCAGTTGTCAAAGGGCATAAGAGATCCTGGTCAGGGTCTAGGGATAGAGCACACTCAAGGGACCGAAGCTCCAGATCTACCTCCTGGTCATGTGGAGAAGAGCGTAGCAAAACGCACACATTAAAATCCAAGAGCAGGAGGTCTTCTACTGACCGTTCTAGCAGTCATGAACgacctaaaaaaaagaaaaggaaggagaaaaccaaggataaaaagggaaaaacttCTTGgtcaagggagaaaaggaaatctAGGTCGCGTTCAGGTAGTCTTGGAAGTACTTCTGAGTTTtatgaaaacaggaagaaaagaagacgGTCTCAATCAAGATCAAGATGGAGGGAACGTTCCCGATCAAATAGCATTGAGAGGACTAAAAGGCGGAAACACAGGAGAGACAAAAGCTGTGAGAGGTATGATAAAGATAGTAGCTTGAGGTCAAGGGGCAGAAAGAGATCGAGATCCAGGTCTCAGGAGAGGAGAAAGTGGAGGTCTCGGTCTGCATCTCGATCTCGGGAGCACAAAAGCagcaaaccaaaggaaaaaagaccACGATTGAGATCACGTTCCAAAGAAAGAAAACGCAGATCAAAAGAGACCTCGCTTCCTCCTCCACCAGAAAAGGATCAAAAGCCTTCAGTTGAGAATGTGTCCAGGTGTCCGGAGCAGCCCCATTCCTTCAGACAAGAGCCAAAGGAGGAGCTAGTGTTGGAAGAGCTTTCCATAACCATCCAACCAAATGTGAAACTCGAGGAAATGCAGTCCGAGAGTCTGGTTCAACTGAGAGAGGCCCAAGAAACTACAAACGTAGAGCCCATCTGTCAGGAAGTGACCAGTGAAGCTACATTCCCTGTGCCAGAGGTCACAAACATTTGTGTTCCAGTTGGCAATGTGGATTCTTTTGCTGAAACAGAATTAAAGAGTAGTAGTGATCCAGCAGTGCTTGGTAGCTGTAGCAATACAAACCTTGAGATTACAGTTAAAATAGAAGACACTGCATTATGTCCATCTCTGATGGAACCACCCCCAAAGAAGGAAGTTATCATGCACACTCCAGCTGAGGCTGCACCAATTCAAAGCTCGTCCAAAAGCAAAATAACAGATTGTGTGAAGGAGGTTAAAGACGAGTGCCTTGTGTCAAATGAGAAAACCAGTGATTTCAGTAAGCCTGAACTGGAGGTGGTACCTCAGGGTCCTGCATTAAAATCAaaagcaccagtgaaaagagttaCCTGGAATCTTcaagaggaagaaagcagcagattgTCTGCCGAAAAAGCTCCAA GGATGCCGTTTTACAGACTTCAGCGAGCAAAAGAAGGGGCCTGGAAAGCGGAGGACTTGAACCAAACGTTATATCAGGTGCAGTTAAATGAGCCTCCTCCAACCAATTATATGATTCCTGAGCCTATGTTTCCTGATCTAGATTCCTCTCAG GTGTACTGTCAAAATATACCTTTGATGCCAGCTCTGCCCTCAAGCCTTCCCCCCTATGCCCCTGTCAGCCAGCCCACGGTTCAGTTTATCATGCAGGGTAGTCttccagcacttggctgcatGGTAGGACAGAGCCTGACTCCGGAGCCGGGCAGCCTGGTTACGGCATCTGAACCAGGAATCCAAGCTGCTTCTGttggaaatgcagaagaaaagatcAAAGCACCCAAACCTCCAGTGGATAAAACAAAAAACGAGGAA TACATGAAGAAGCTTCACATGCAGGAAAGGGCTGTGGAAGAAGTGAAACTTGCTATTAAACCTTTTTACCAGAAGAGGGAGATTACAAAGGAGGAGTACAAGAACATTCTTCGGAAAGCAGTGCAAAAG ATCTGCCACAGCAAAAGTGGAGAGATCAACCCTGTGAAGGTGGCTAATCTGGTGAAGGCATATGTGGAAAAATACAAACATATGAGGAAACATAAGAAGTCTAATGGTGAAGATACACGTGAAGTGGAAAACTGA